A window from Sphingobium sp. EM0848 encodes these proteins:
- the gspI gene encoding type II secretion system minor pseudopilin GspI produces MAKREQGFTLLEMLVALAVFSLAALALVRLQGVTLHTAADLDSKAMGQIVARNLMVEVQTDPAPPSLGSEEGDVDNGGRRWHWTREVKATDDKRLLQVSLTVDGQPGASPVVLSFVRVVQ; encoded by the coding sequence GTGGCTAAGCGCGAACAGGGCTTTACCCTCCTGGAAATGCTGGTCGCGCTGGCAGTGTTCAGCCTTGCGGCGCTGGCGCTGGTGCGCTTGCAGGGCGTGACCCTGCACACGGCGGCCGATCTCGACAGCAAGGCGATGGGCCAGATCGTCGCGCGCAACCTGATGGTGGAGGTGCAGACCGATCCCGCGCCGCCCTCGCTCGGGTCGGAGGAGGGCGATGTCGATAATGGCGGCCGCCGCTGGCACTGGACGCGGGAGGTCAAAGCGACCGACGACAAACGGCTGTTGCAGGTCAGTCTGACCGTCGACGGACAGCCGGGAGCCTCGCCGGTGGTGCTGAGCTTCGTGCGGGTGGTGCAATGA
- the gspF gene encoding type II secretion system inner membrane protein GspF, with the protein MAEYDYIAIDPAGKERKGAIKAETVEDARAKLDARKLFIVRIEPGAVEKARKRAGLSLRAPRLSAKELTLFTRQLSTLIQVSPLEEALRTIGRQSEQAHVQAIVGKVHSGVLEGRRLADALGAEPKSFPALYRAMISAGESSGSLPTIMERLSELMERQAVMRSKVLTAIAYPSVLAAFAVCVVAALMIFVVPKVVEQFDTVGQQLPLLTRMVMGVSAFLAGYWWLLLILIGLAGFGFWRAMKVESFRYRFDSMLLRLPLLGRLIRDLHAARMARTLSTMVASRLPLMEGLSLTTQTVHNRVLRQASEEIVEAIRGGGSLSAALRRVGVFPPLLVYLAASGESAGRLDTMLERAADYLEREFDSFTSAALAMLEPVIIIAMGGIVAVIILSILLPILQLQSLTGA; encoded by the coding sequence ATGGCTGAGTATGACTATATCGCCATCGACCCCGCGGGCAAGGAACGCAAAGGGGCGATCAAGGCCGAGACGGTCGAGGATGCGCGGGCGAAGCTGGATGCGCGCAAGCTGTTCATCGTGCGGATCGAGCCGGGGGCGGTGGAGAAAGCGCGGAAGCGGGCGGGCCTGTCGCTGCGCGCCCCGCGCTTGTCGGCCAAGGAATTGACGCTGTTCACGCGGCAGCTTTCGACGCTGATCCAGGTCAGTCCGCTGGAGGAGGCGCTGCGCACCATCGGGCGGCAAAGCGAGCAGGCGCATGTCCAGGCGATTGTCGGCAAGGTGCATTCGGGCGTGCTGGAAGGGCGGCGGTTGGCCGACGCCTTGGGCGCGGAGCCGAAGAGCTTTCCGGCACTCTATCGCGCGATGATCTCAGCAGGGGAGAGCTCGGGTAGCCTGCCGACGATCATGGAGCGGCTGTCCGAACTGATGGAGCGGCAGGCGGTCATGCGGTCCAAGGTGCTGACCGCAATCGCCTATCCCAGCGTGCTGGCGGCCTTTGCGGTGTGCGTGGTCGCGGCGCTGATGATCTTCGTCGTGCCCAAGGTGGTCGAGCAGTTCGATACGGTCGGCCAGCAATTGCCGCTGCTGACGCGGATGGTGATGGGGGTTTCGGCCTTTCTTGCGGGCTATTGGTGGTTGTTGCTGATCCTGATTGGGCTGGCGGGTTTCGGTTTCTGGCGGGCGATGAAAGTCGAAAGTTTTCGCTATCGTTTCGATTCCATGCTGTTGCGTCTGCCGCTGCTGGGCCGCCTGATCCGCGATCTTCATGCGGCGCGCATGGCGCGGACGCTCTCGACCATGGTGGCGAGCCGCCTGCCGTTGATGGAGGGTTTGTCGCTCACCACCCAGACCGTCCACAACCGGGTGCTGCGACAGGCGTCGGAGGAGATTGTCGAGGCCATTCGCGGCGGTGGCAGCCTGTCGGCGGCGTTGCGTCGGGTGGGGGTGTTTCCACCGCTGCTGGTCTATCTGGCGGCCAGCGGGGAGAGCGCGGGGCGGCTCGACACCATGCTGGAGCGGGCGGCGGACTATCTGGAACGGGAGTTCGACAGCTTCACCTCCGCTGCGCTCGCCATGCTGGAGCCGGTCATCATTATCGCGATGGGCGGCATTGTCGCCGTCATCATCCTGTCTATCCTGCTGCCCATCCTGCAACTGCAGAGCCTCACCGGGGCCTGA
- the gspG gene encoding type II secretion system major pseudopilin GspG, producing MKLLDMKSIRSLREGPCQRRGAENGFTLVELMVVIVIIGLLATIVAINVIPATDTARVEKAKADISTIEQALEQYRLDNLTYPSTTDGLQALINPPASLAQPQRYRRGGYIKKLPNDPWGRPYHYTVPGRKGAFDISSLGADGQPGGENENADIYSSEL from the coding sequence ATGAAGTTGCTCGACATGAAATCCATCCGGTCCCTGCGCGAAGGCCCATGCCAGCGGCGGGGCGCCGAAAATGGTTTCACGCTTGTCGAACTGATGGTCGTCATCGTCATCATCGGTCTGCTGGCGACCATCGTGGCGATCAACGTGATCCCCGCGACCGACACCGCGCGCGTCGAAAAGGCCAAGGCGGATATTTCGACCATCGAGCAGGCGCTGGAGCAATATCGGCTCGATAATCTGACCTATCCGTCGACCACGGACGGATTGCAGGCGCTGATCAACCCGCCCGCTTCGCTGGCCCAGCCGCAGCGTTACCGGCGCGGCGGCTATATCAAGAAGCTGCCGAACGATCCCTGGGGCCGACCCTATCATTATACCGTGCCGGGCCGGAAGGGCGCGTTCGACATCAGTTCGCTGGGCGCCGATGGCCAGCCGGGTGGCGAGAATGAGAATGCCGACATCTACTCCAGCGAGCTTTGA
- the gspK gene encoding type II secretion system minor pseudopilin GspK, with amino-acid sequence MADPRKRNERGAALLTVLLLVAVMAVVASTALERLALATRMTGNGGAVDQARAFADAGTEIARLRIGDLVAANPGKTTLAGNWMGTPQAISVPGGMATARVTDGGNCFNLNSVVAGESEADLKVRPVGVSQFQALLQALGVDARQAQGAAASLADWIDTDSVPQPGGAEDETYAQAARPYRTANRFMVDPSELRAVNGVTPAIYDLVRPWVCALPTADLSPININTLLPEQAPLFAMLMQGQISVAQARQLLAQRPADGYGSTVAFWAVPALAGLSPLEEVANQVKLTTGFFRVEVSVDVGGTQVVERALIDARQTPAMLIRRNWGTGA; translated from the coding sequence ATGGCTGATCCCCGGAAGAGAAACGAGCGCGGCGCGGCGCTGCTGACGGTGCTGCTGCTGGTGGCGGTGATGGCGGTGGTCGCCTCGACCGCGCTGGAGCGGCTGGCGCTGGCGACGCGGATGACCGGCAATGGCGGCGCGGTCGATCAGGCGCGCGCCTTTGCCGATGCCGGGACGGAGATTGCGCGCTTGCGGATCGGTGATCTGGTGGCGGCCAATCCGGGCAAGACGACGCTGGCCGGCAATTGGATGGGCACGCCGCAGGCGATTTCGGTGCCGGGCGGCATGGCGACGGCGCGGGTGACGGACGGCGGCAATTGCTTCAACCTGAACAGCGTGGTGGCGGGCGAAAGCGAAGCCGACCTCAAGGTCCGGCCGGTGGGCGTTTCCCAGTTTCAGGCGCTCTTGCAGGCCCTGGGCGTCGACGCGCGGCAGGCGCAGGGGGCAGCGGCTTCGCTGGCGGACTGGATCGACACGGACAGCGTGCCCCAGCCGGGCGGCGCGGAGGATGAAACCTATGCGCAGGCGGCGCGCCCCTATCGCACCGCCAACCGTTTCATGGTCGATCCCAGCGAATTGCGCGCGGTGAATGGGGTGACGCCCGCGATCTACGATCTGGTGCGGCCGTGGGTTTGCGCGCTGCCGACGGCGGACCTTTCGCCGATCAATATCAATACATTGCTGCCTGAACAGGCGCCGCTTTTCGCGATGCTGATGCAGGGGCAGATCAGCGTTGCGCAGGCCCGGCAATTGCTGGCGCAGCGTCCGGCGGACGGTTACGGCAGTACGGTGGCGTTCTGGGCCGTGCCCGCTCTGGCGGGGCTGAGTCCGCTGGAAGAGGTTGCCAATCAGGTCAAGTTGACGACGGGATTTTTCAGAGTGGAAGTGTCGGTGGATGTTGGTGGAACGCAGGTGGTCGAACGGGCGCTGATCGACGCGCGCCAGACGCCGGCTATGTTGATACGCCGCAATTGGGGGACCGGCGCATGA
- the gspD gene encoding type II secretion system secretin GspD, with the protein MTRKLFLSAAMALALATPIASPVMAQQTLNVRDADIRAFIQDAARVTGRTFIIDNRVQGKVSVVTDRPLSRSEYFEIFLSTLRANGLVAVPAPGGAYRIQPADGAAGQPSAVGRAANRNQFVTEVFRLRSIDAASVLETLRPLVSKDGSVTANRAGNSVVVADYADNIGRIRQVIARIDRDTASTTTVVLKNAGAREIATSLQALVTTGGEGAAKPATIVPIDSSNAVAIRGDAGTVARLAQMARDLDRQAASGTEIRVYWLEHADAEKLLPVLQQLIGQSTSSAVTASTPAAGSVPSAVPPAASSMVASSGGSGGNGISTRGPAIVTRYEGANAIIVAANSDVQRMLGETIRQIDTRREQVLVEAIIVEISDAAARKLGVQFLIGSTKTGFAATNYSNASPNLLTIAGAVAANKLGTTKTTVISNGTVTTTETQTNSQLASTLEQAAVDSLTGASGIIGGLGTQIGKNGIFGAIINAVKSDTDSNVLSTPSIMTLDNQKASILVGQQVPVTTGEALSQNFDNQFRTVQRQDVGIKLEVKPQINTGGAIKLFLKQEVSSVAGPVSNSNSDLIINKREIETTVTVDDGEILALGGLLDDNERKTIERIPLLSDIPGLGELFKSRSKSRTKTNLMVFIRPTILRSKEDAQKLTQQRYGYIRGMQLQRNPDAEPSIDELVRDYMGATPPAAAPQPGDSVVQPPAEIIEPTARQSSGVVRPVEIPASGDKR; encoded by the coding sequence ATGACCAGAAAATTGTTTCTTTCCGCCGCCATGGCTCTCGCTCTGGCGACTCCCATCGCTTCGCCCGTCATGGCGCAACAGACGCTGAACGTGCGCGATGCCGATATCCGGGCCTTTATCCAGGACGCGGCGCGGGTCACGGGGCGGACCTTCATCATCGACAACCGTGTGCAGGGGAAGGTTTCAGTCGTAACCGATCGGCCGCTGTCGCGGTCGGAATATTTCGAGATTTTCCTGTCGACCCTGCGCGCAAATGGACTGGTGGCGGTGCCGGCGCCGGGTGGCGCCTATCGCATTCAGCCAGCCGATGGCGCGGCGGGGCAGCCCAGCGCCGTGGGGCGGGCGGCCAATCGCAATCAGTTCGTGACGGAGGTGTTCCGGCTGCGCTCCATCGATGCAGCCAGTGTGCTGGAAACGCTGAGGCCTCTGGTGAGCAAGGATGGCTCCGTGACGGCGAACCGCGCCGGGAACAGTGTGGTCGTGGCTGACTATGCCGATAATATCGGGCGTATCCGGCAGGTGATCGCGCGGATCGACCGGGATACGGCGTCGACCACGACTGTCGTGCTGAAAAATGCGGGGGCGCGGGAGATTGCGACGTCGCTCCAGGCCCTTGTGACGACGGGCGGGGAAGGGGCGGCCAAGCCAGCGACCATCGTGCCGATCGACAGCAGCAATGCGGTTGCCATAAGGGGCGATGCCGGGACGGTGGCGCGACTGGCGCAGATGGCGCGGGACCTTGACCGTCAGGCGGCGAGCGGGACGGAGATCCGCGTTTACTGGCTGGAACATGCCGATGCGGAGAAGCTGCTGCCGGTGTTGCAGCAACTGATCGGGCAATCGACCAGTTCGGCGGTGACGGCTTCGACCCCGGCGGCGGGATCGGTGCCTTCGGCTGTGCCGCCTGCGGCTTCGTCGATGGTGGCGAGTTCGGGTGGATCGGGCGGCAACGGCATTTCGACGCGCGGCCCGGCCATCGTGACCCGCTATGAGGGCGCCAATGCGATCATCGTCGCGGCCAACAGCGACGTGCAGCGAATGCTGGGCGAAACGATCCGCCAGATCGACACGCGGCGCGAGCAGGTGCTGGTCGAGGCGATCATCGTGGAGATCAGCGATGCCGCCGCCAGGAAGCTGGGCGTGCAGTTCCTGATCGGCAGCACCAAGACGGGCTTTGCCGCGACCAATTACTCCAATGCTTCCCCCAATCTGTTGACGATCGCTGGGGCTGTGGCGGCCAATAAGCTGGGGACGACCAAGACGACCGTCATCAGCAACGGAACGGTCACGACCACCGAGACGCAGACCAACAGCCAACTTGCGAGCACGCTGGAGCAGGCTGCGGTCGACAGCCTGACGGGCGCGAGCGGCATCATCGGCGGTCTTGGTACCCAGATCGGCAAGAACGGTATTTTCGGGGCGATCATCAATGCGGTGAAGTCCGATACCGACAGCAATGTGCTGTCCACCCCCTCGATCATGACGCTGGATAACCAGAAGGCCTCCATTCTCGTCGGCCAGCAGGTGCCGGTGACGACCGGCGAGGCGCTGTCCCAGAATTTCGACAACCAGTTCCGCACGGTCCAGCGGCAGGATGTCGGCATCAAGCTGGAGGTGAAGCCTCAGATCAACACCGGAGGCGCGATCAAGCTGTTCCTGAAACAGGAAGTGTCGAGCGTCGCCGGGCCGGTTTCCAACAGCAACAGCGACCTCATCATCAACAAGCGCGAGATCGAGACGACCGTGACGGTCGACGATGGCGAGATATTGGCGCTGGGCGGCCTGTTGGATGATAATGAACGCAAGACCATAGAGCGAATTCCGCTGCTCAGCGATATTCCGGGCCTTGGCGAACTGTTCAAGTCGCGCAGCAAGAGCCGGACCAAGACCAATTTGATGGTCTTCATTCGTCCGACCATCCTGCGGTCCAAGGAGGATGCGCAGAAGCTGACGCAGCAGCGTTACGGCTATATTCGCGGCATGCAGTTGCAGCGCAATCCCGACGCCGAACCGAGCATCGATGAACTGGTGCGCGACTATATGGGCGCGACGCCGCCCGCTGCCGCGCCGCAGCCGGGCGACAGCGTGGTCCAGCCGCCCGCCGAAATCATCGAGCCGACCGCTCGCCAATCGAGCGGTGTCGTGCGTCCCGTCGAAATCCCGGCAAGCGGAGACAAGCGGTGA
- the gspL gene encoding type II secretion system protein GspL, whose protein sequence is MSAEGLIVALAEEPGAEPLWMRVANGAIVQSGAGANWLAACGLTALPDDMVVMLVPPAALVTLHAASYPDLPPRQGRAAARLAALAGGIVPADQLFAAANENDDPANPHMVAVAARADMQHWLLWAQHHGLDPDIMVPAPLLLPEVEEGFQRGIVGGATVLRGAGMVLAGDLALPELIGDAMVWDVPSEQINARAIAALERPPLDLRQGDFAKRVRRSFDKRALGRIALWSGLILFVALAIALVGLAKAHFAASRLDASSLAQARQIVSGATDLVQAEAEMDRQLAARGAGGYAFTAPVSGLMKALQDAPGVSLTALSRDPDGMIRATLASAKADDINIVLLALQAAGFTITATPSQDPGGRTLADITVRS, encoded by the coding sequence ATGAGCGCGGAAGGATTGATCGTCGCGCTGGCCGAGGAGCCGGGCGCGGAGCCGCTGTGGATGCGGGTGGCGAACGGCGCCATCGTACAGAGCGGCGCAGGCGCGAACTGGCTGGCGGCCTGTGGGCTGACGGCGCTGCCCGATGACATGGTGGTGATGCTGGTGCCGCCGGCCGCGCTGGTGACGCTGCATGCGGCCTCCTATCCTGACCTTCCTCCTCGGCAGGGACGGGCGGCGGCGCGGCTGGCGGCGCTCGCCGGGGGGATTGTGCCCGCCGACCAGCTTTTTGCGGCGGCCAATGAGAATGACGATCCGGCAAATCCGCATATGGTCGCCGTCGCGGCGCGGGCGGACATGCAGCACTGGCTGCTCTGGGCGCAGCATCATGGGCTGGACCCCGACATCATGGTGCCTGCGCCGTTGCTCTTGCCCGAGGTGGAGGAAGGCTTTCAGCGCGGCATCGTCGGCGGTGCGACGGTATTGCGCGGCGCGGGCATGGTGCTGGCGGGCGATCTGGCGCTGCCGGAACTGATCGGCGACGCCATGGTGTGGGATGTCCCGTCCGAACAGATCAATGCCCGGGCCATCGCCGCGCTGGAAAGGCCGCCGCTGGATCTGCGGCAGGGCGACTTTGCGAAAAGGGTGCGGCGCTCCTTCGACAAGCGGGCGCTGGGACGGATCGCTCTGTGGTCCGGGCTGATCCTGTTCGTTGCGCTGGCGATTGCGTTGGTCGGGTTGGCAAAGGCCCATTTCGCGGCGAGCCGCCTCGACGCCAGCAGTCTGGCCCAGGCCCGTCAGATCGTGTCCGGCGCGACCGATCTGGTGCAGGCGGAGGCGGAAATGGATCGGCAACTCGCGGCGCGCGGGGCCGGCGGCTATGCCTTCACCGCGCCGGTGTCGGGGCTGATGAAGGCGTTGCAGGACGCGCCCGGCGTGTCGCTGACGGCGCTGTCGCGCGATCCGGACGGGATGATTCGCGCGACGCTCGCCTCCGCCAAGGCGGATGACATCAACATCGTGCTGCTGGCGCTTCAGGCGGCGGGCTTCACGATCACGGCGACGCCTTCTCAGGATCCGGGCGGGCGGACGCTGGCGGACATTACGGTGCGATCATGA
- a CDS encoding 2OG-Fe(II) oxygenase, producing MADSPPPSAPDADPAWIAGHPRVQRVPSRELTLFIQRDFLSGQECAGLIDRIDAHRRPSTIADANGDGYFRTSETCDLDAADPFIAAIDAKLAAFTGIDPAYGEPIQGQRYAVGQEFKAHTDYFEPKGPDFERYCAVAGNRTWTLMVYLNEPAAGGATRFVKIGKTVQPEAGKLLAWNNRLGPDDYNAASIHHGMKVRSGVKHVITKWYRERPWT from the coding sequence ATGGCCGACAGCCCACCCCCTTCCGCGCCCGACGCCGATCCCGCCTGGATCGCCGGACATCCCCGCGTTCAGCGCGTCCCCAGCCGGGAACTGACGCTGTTCATCCAGCGCGATTTCCTTTCCGGACAGGAATGCGCCGGCCTGATCGATCGGATCGATGCGCATCGCCGTCCCTCCACCATCGCGGACGCCAATGGCGACGGCTATTTCCGCACCAGCGAGACCTGCGACCTCGATGCGGCCGACCCCTTCATCGCGGCCATCGACGCAAAACTGGCCGCCTTTACAGGCATCGATCCCGCTTATGGCGAGCCGATCCAGGGCCAACGCTATGCCGTGGGGCAGGAGTTCAAGGCGCATACCGACTATTTCGAACCGAAGGGTCCGGATTTCGAGCGCTATTGCGCTGTCGCGGGCAACCGTACCTGGACCTTGATGGTCTATCTCAACGAACCGGCGGCCGGCGGCGCAACCCGCTTCGTCAAGATCGGCAAGACGGTTCAGCCCGAAGCCGGCAAGCTCCTCGCCTGGAACAACCGCCTCGGCCCCGATGACTATAATGCCGCCAGCATCCACCACGGCATGAAAGTGCGCAGCGGCGTGAAGCATGTCATCACCAAATGGTATCGCGAACGCCCCTGGACCTGA
- the gspJ gene encoding type II secretion system minor pseudopilin GspJ has translation MKRPSLPDEAGFTLIELLVALMIFAMLAAAGVLLLGNSVSAQAQIKLRLDDMAAVQRAGGALAADLGQAVPRISRTESGTLAPAFWSHREGESVPVLQFVRGGWDNLGDLPRPSLQKVEYWVRQGRLERRTYAQVDGAAGDEPAALLDHVEDVALRFRDAGGEWRDEWVPTQPDLMPRAVEMTVTRTGEPPVTLRFLVGPGPVEKLEGAAVNG, from the coding sequence ATGAAGCGGCCATCGCTCCCTGACGAAGCGGGCTTCACCCTCATCGAACTGCTCGTTGCATTGATGATCTTCGCCATGCTGGCGGCGGCGGGCGTGCTGTTGCTCGGCAACAGCGTGTCGGCACAGGCGCAGATCAAGCTGAGGCTGGACGACATGGCGGCGGTGCAGCGCGCGGGCGGCGCACTGGCGGCGGATCTGGGGCAGGCGGTGCCGCGTATCAGCCGCACCGAATCGGGGACGCTGGCGCCTGCCTTCTGGTCGCATCGGGAGGGGGAGAGCGTACCCGTTCTCCAGTTCGTGCGGGGCGGTTGGGACAATCTGGGCGATTTGCCGCGGCCTTCGCTGCAAAAGGTCGAATATTGGGTGCGGCAGGGGCGGCTGGAGCGGCGGACCTATGCGCAGGTCGATGGCGCGGCGGGCGATGAGCCGGCGGCGCTGCTGGATCATGTCGAGGATGTGGCGCTGCGCTTTCGCGATGCCGGGGGCGAGTGGCGCGACGAATGGGTGCCGACCCAGCCCGACCTGATGCCGCGCGCTGTCGAGATGACAGTGACGCGAACGGGCGAGCCGCCGGTGACATTGCGCTTTCTGGTCGGACCGGGGCCGGTGGAAAAACTGGAAGGGGCGGCGGTAAATGGCTGA
- the gspE gene encoding type II secretion system ATPase GspE, which produces MSEAAAIEPDPIPPHVAPRAVDIPYVFARRHGVVMLAQEGERLTIAVREGSDPRVLLEVRRHLARSFDVRFVDGSQFDRHLSDHYAMEGSAAAMAGSIDVGADELDILAADIPTADDLLDSADDAPAIRLINGIIAEAARQGVSDIHIEPYETGLIVRMRVDGVLRETLRMPPHVAPVVVSRIKVMARLDIAERRVPQDGRIGLTLGGKLLDVRVSTLPSRAGERVVLRILDKENAGMNLDLLGMAGAADRIFREGLQEPNGIILVTGPTGSGKTTTLYAGLRQLNDGTRNILTVEDPVEYAIEGVGQTQVNAKVGLTFAAGLRAILRQDPDVVMVGEIRDRETAEIAVQASLTGHLVLSTVHTNDAVGAITRMRDMRVEPFLLASTLRAVIAQRLVRRLCQHCREPVQADKSASALLGFDPGTIIYRARGCEECNGSGYKGRIGVFEAIRVDDTIRRLINDGGDESLIARHAFLNAPNLGSAARALVRDGQTTAEEAIRVSRRDAGEVETIADG; this is translated from the coding sequence GTGAGCGAAGCAGCCGCCATCGAGCCTGATCCCATACCCCCGCATGTGGCGCCCCGCGCCGTCGACATACCCTATGTCTTTGCCCGCAGACATGGCGTGGTCATGTTGGCGCAGGAAGGCGAGCGGCTGACCATCGCGGTGCGCGAGGGGAGCGATCCGCGCGTCCTGCTGGAGGTTCGGCGGCATCTGGCGCGCAGCTTCGACGTGCGTTTCGTCGATGGCTCCCAGTTCGACAGGCATTTGTCCGACCATTATGCGATGGAAGGCAGCGCGGCCGCGATGGCCGGTTCCATCGATGTCGGCGCGGATGAGCTGGACATATTGGCCGCCGATATTCCGACGGCGGACGATCTGCTCGACAGCGCGGACGACGCGCCTGCGATCCGCCTGATCAATGGCATCATCGCCGAGGCGGCGCGGCAGGGCGTGTCGGATATTCATATCGAGCCTTATGAAACCGGCCTGATCGTGCGGATGCGCGTCGATGGCGTGCTGCGTGAGACGTTGCGTATGCCGCCGCATGTCGCGCCTGTGGTGGTCAGCCGCATCAAGGTGATGGCGCGGCTCGACATTGCCGAGCGGCGCGTGCCGCAGGATGGGCGGATCGGGCTGACGCTGGGCGGGAAGCTGCTCGACGTGCGCGTGTCGACCCTGCCGAGCCGGGCGGGGGAGCGGGTGGTGCTGCGTATTCTCGACAAGGAGAATGCGGGCATGAACCTCGACCTGTTGGGCATGGCGGGCGCGGCGGACCGGATTTTCCGGGAGGGGTTGCAGGAGCCGAACGGCATCATCCTCGTCACCGGGCCGACCGGATCGGGCAAGACGACGACGCTTTATGCGGGCTTGCGTCAGCTCAATGACGGGACGCGCAATATCCTGACTGTCGAGGACCCGGTCGAATATGCGATCGAGGGGGTTGGGCAGACGCAGGTCAATGCCAAGGTCGGGCTGACCTTTGCGGCGGGGTTGCGGGCGATTTTGCGGCAGGACCCCGATGTGGTGATGGTCGGTGAAATCCGTGACCGGGAGACGGCGGAGATCGCCGTGCAGGCCTCGCTGACGGGCCATCTGGTGCTTTCCACTGTCCACACCAACGATGCCGTGGGCGCGATCACGCGGATGCGCGACATGCGGGTGGAGCCGTTTCTGCTTGCCTCGACCCTGCGCGCGGTGATCGCGCAGCGGCTGGTGCGGCGGCTTTGCCAGCATTGCCGTGAGCCGGTGCAGGCGGACAAGTCGGCCAGCGCCTTGCTGGGCTTCGATCCGGGTACGATCATCTATCGCGCGCGGGGGTGCGAGGAGTGCAACGGCTCCGGCTATAAGGGGCGGATCGGGGTGTTCGAGGCGATCCGGGTGGATGATACGATCCGGCGGTTGATCAACGACGGCGGCGATGAGTCGCTGATTGCGCGTCATGCTTTCCTGAACGCGCCCAATCTGGGGTCGGCGGCGCGGGCCTTGGTGCGCGACGGGCAGACCACGGCGGAGGAAGCCATTCGGGTGTCGCGGCGCGATGCGGGCGAGGTGGAAACCATCGCTGATGGCTGA
- a CDS encoding type II secretion system protein N, producing MRVPFGDNILKFGGRLRPIDWLAVVEKLLLGVLALQGAWLVWVLLTPVGSFGPWEGRQAQFPSLAERQSLFSGFDPFYRSGPQQTGSGVVTSLALTVYGIRLNEGSGLGSAIVAGPDGVQNSFAVGEEIMPGVKLKAVAFDHITIDRGGAEEQVFLDQSQPAPTAAPEGGTPAGPPPPQQGMDNPTADSLKRDVGFTPRMQNGRVTGLILTAKGPGFQNAGFQPGDIVTQIDGQPVGSVGDLQALQGRIMPGARISLTVERGAAVSSVNLTLQGQ from the coding sequence ATGCGTGTGCCTTTCGGCGATAATATCCTGAAATTCGGCGGGCGGCTACGGCCCATCGACTGGCTGGCGGTGGTTGAAAAGCTGCTGCTGGGCGTGCTGGCTTTGCAGGGCGCCTGGCTGGTCTGGGTGTTGCTGACGCCGGTGGGCAGTTTTGGTCCCTGGGAAGGGCGTCAGGCGCAGTTTCCTTCGCTTGCCGAACGGCAGTCGCTTTTTTCCGGTTTCGACCCCTTTTATCGCAGCGGCCCGCAACAGACGGGCAGTGGCGTCGTCACCTCTCTGGCGCTGACGGTCTATGGCATAAGGTTGAATGAAGGATCGGGCTTGGGTTCGGCCATCGTCGCAGGGCCGGACGGGGTGCAGAACAGCTTTGCCGTGGGGGAGGAGATCATGCCCGGCGTGAAGCTGAAAGCCGTTGCCTTCGATCATATCACCATCGATCGCGGCGGGGCGGAGGAGCAGGTTTTCCTTGACCAGTCGCAGCCCGCGCCGACCGCCGCGCCCGAAGGCGGAACGCCCGCCGGCCCGCCGCCTCCACAGCAAGGGATGGACAATCCGACTGCCGACAGTCTGAAGCGCGACGTTGGCTTCACGCCCCGGATGCAGAATGGGCGCGTGACCGGGTTGATTCTGACGGCCAAGGGGCCGGGGTTCCAGAATGCCGGTTTTCAGCCCGGCGATATCGTCACCCAGATTGACGGCCAGCCGGTCGGATCGGTGGGCGATCTTCAGGCGTTGCAGGGCAGGATCATGCCCGGCGCGCGCATTTCCCTGACTGTCGAACGCGGTGCGGCCGTGTCTTCGGTCAACCTGACACTGCAAGGCCAATGA
- a CDS encoding GspH/FimT family pseudopilin — protein MRSAEHGFTLIELMVVLTIIGFISAAVVLAIPDPRGRVIEDADRFAARIAAARDEAVVTSRPMGVWVSASGYGFQRRDGGQWVPLEDKPFVTANWKGGTRALVGKDGRQQIGFDGTGLPTDPMTVTLAREGERVSVSIDMAGKVMVGG, from the coding sequence CTGCGTTCCGCCGAACACGGCTTCACGCTTATTGAGCTGATGGTCGTCCTGACGATCATCGGCTTCATTTCGGCTGCTGTGGTGCTGGCGATTCCCGATCCGCGCGGGCGGGTGATAGAGGATGCCGACCGCTTCGCCGCGCGCATTGCCGCTGCGCGCGACGAAGCGGTCGTTACCTCGCGTCCCATGGGGGTGTGGGTTTCGGCCTCCGGCTATGGTTTCCAGCGTCGCGATGGGGGGCAATGGGTGCCCCTGGAGGACAAGCCCTTCGTCACCGCCAACTGGAAGGGAGGCACGCGGGCGCTCGTCGGCAAGGATGGGCGGCAGCAGATCGGTTTCGACGGCACGGGCCTGCCGACCGATCCCATGACGGTGACATTGGCGCGCGAGGGTGAGCGGGTATCGGTTTCGATCGACATGGCCGGAAAGGTCATGGTCGGTGGCTAA